One stretch of Cyclopterus lumpus isolate fCycLum1 chromosome 10, fCycLum1.pri, whole genome shotgun sequence DNA includes these proteins:
- the bcorl1 gene encoding LOW QUALITY PROTEIN: BCL-6 corepressor-like protein 1 (The sequence of the model RefSeq protein was modified relative to this genomic sequence to represent the inferred CDS: inserted 1 base in 1 codon): MQVDPTLMNVGDGGTVSREISAPNKVSASMVGNPPQTLPPELRGDVTLSQQNKTTPTTDCKTAKACLDTSNYNHSPELSPPQQLNNAPTSGSALTGSEKRADKRAEAPKLKADGAGVFPTPQWSSGVKVGREDSLSPCHSKVTSSKKAHPQTQSVQSVPPGFQCSTKFKPAQPVTFLPSTNFPSPLCKITLPPALGQIAALREATASQFQKEIQPQSSGVGGAPLMRTYPYPFSVGRTPAAEKKAGTSSSKLKSNHSSNKNSKSVGEQISLASVVASPAIALPLQHPSLTPAAPTRYTLSPTAAICCGSALASITAQSRLLNHVEKSNSIDKTTMSSLKTTPPSASDDHTACSVEPRDVPLDLSARSKRPKCTNDPPVTTSEPHNNESNQRDFLNSKRAHSTAYSSAVQYPILPNTHRNGSHXKQLNRPQNHQVQEPKPTWGKGSSQDSIKNIAGTYVGVASPILASTLRGKDGKGTFADEFQSFAKQEFISIIDQGEHLASGGKKPSCMMKGNQHAHSGKHVKNTSIAITKNCPSKGALTTALSSSASAQTHQKSGSGKAAVPYSTIVVSPAWQQPPNVPHQASPVKRKIPRGSPKTKGTTASEGSMVQSTHHSPSNPEDDKWERMKSPLSNLASIVKQQALDTTAQAGEGNTQASPVASRRADVLNPVSGGQDTQPKQTSAFEYPAYWSVEKWAGSPSRGDSTPAKKKHEKANATEPSENNTELNTTQGEHMGLPAKQVFSKSAGHPFGLASTNGNRLESKLAQVLEGEMLKTEIGASDSPPSKKLDGMVASILTGQCATGGDKFEKKTNGTKEELPTKAKAAVVKQKKMSPKKPAKEKSPPDSSKKAAGKKKRDVENTPTKVSCQKKQKKQCAPVQERSPSAGKVSPPSKEPTTRDNISPNKVEQSTRNASVTDSGSSAPEPPEPLSRSATSSKETDATGSFIPRLRRGRRRADEARLDLWGFATPSPPPPQMPPPPVSPSPPMISTQPTRRPRGRPRSTPLPERVIQGKGKAASAEGETPAPKKRRRCRSKKYQTGEYITEKDKLEDGEHLEDADSLRRDSGVPADPQADQCSSPTACSPGPPPRRPLFTRSGSVRYQESEVSPECNDKPSGKRKFKSKHLSDNDEPKIKTKRSSLGKRAASLALENDGADVKKTETLPPTPKSLPSSPPNKKGSSGKISSSESPPKRPVPPEVRRLIVNKNAGETLLQRAARLGYQDVVQYCLEKDIREVNRRDNAGYTALHEASSRGWTQIVQMLLKHGADVNCSAQDGTRPLHDAVASDNLPIVWLLLNHGADPTLATYSGHTPVKLAHSPGMKTFLTEYFTDLEGRKEQDLGSPWDFYSSSLFETDQEPCWDFLLSEQDQELEEDATGKTEPDSGKDCLLFEFSSEPLLPCYHVQVSLTQGFCNWFLLTDVLKRLKMSARIFRARYPHLEVVSLSRAELLRQVSISQVSTTLASPYRGKNNKEEEEKEEGEAGLVDLVRCTPELQRLLGSSIDILEEEDEEEEEEEEETLRNTGKPRSR, encoded by the exons ATGCAg GTGGATCCTACACTAATGAATGTAGGGGATGGAGGCACGGTGAGCAGAGAGATCAGTGCTCCAAATAAAGTGTCTGCTAGTATGGTGGGAAATCCTCCCCAGACGCTACCCCCTGAGTTAAGAGGAGATGTTACCCTCAGTCAGCAAAACAAGACCACACCAACAACAGACTGTAAGACGGCAAAAGCCTGCCTGGACACTAGCAATTACAACCACAGCCCTGAGCTGTCCCCACCTCAACAGCTCAACAATGCACCGACGTCCGGCTCAGCCCTCACCGGCTCAGAGAAGAGAGCAGACAAAAGGGCAGAGGCCCCTAAACTCAAGGCGGATGGTGCCGGGGTCTTCCCCACTCCTCAGTGGTCAAGTGGCGTTAAAGTCGGCCGGGAGGACTCACTCAGCCCCTGTCACAGCAAAGTGACATCCAGTAAGAAAGCGCACCCGCAAACACAATCTGTGCAAAGTGTACCGCCTGGGTTTCAGTGCTCCACCAAGTTTAAACCAGCCCAGCCTGTCACCTTTCTCCCTTCCACGAATTTCCCCTCTCCACTTTGTAAAATCACTCTTCCACCAGCATTGGGTCAGATTGCAGCATTGAGAGAAGCCACAGCCAGCCAGTTTCAGAAAGAAATTCAGCCTCAGAGCTCGGGTGTCGGGGGGGCACCTCTCATGCGGACCTATCCCTATCCGTTCTCGGTTGGCAGGACTCCAGCTGCAGAGAAGAAAGCCGGCACATCGTCGTCAAAACTTAAATCTAACCATTCATCTAATAAGAATTCAAAATCTGTGGGAGAGCAGATATCTTTAGCCTCAGTTGTGGCTTCACCAGCTATTGCCCTACCATTGCAGCACCCTTCATTAACTCCTGCAGCACCCACCCGCTACACGCTGTCTCCCACTGCTGCCATTTGCTGTGGCTCTGCACTGGCCAGTATCACTGCTCAGAGCAGACTGCTGAACCATGTGGAGAAAAGCAACAGCATAGACAAGACAACCATGAGCTCTCTTAAAACAACGCCCCCCTCTGCTTCGGATGACCATACAGCGTGTTCCGTTGAACCAAGAGATGTACCTCTTGATTTATCTGCAAGATCAAAACGTCCAAAATGCACAAATGACCCTCCAGTTACGACGAGCGAGCCTCACAATAATGAGTCAAATCAGAGAGATTTTCTTAACTCAAAGAGGGCTCATTCTACGGCGTATAGCTCAGCTGTGCAATACCCTATCTTACCAAACACCCACAGAAATGGATCCC CAAAGCAATTAAATAGGCCTCAGAATCACCAGGTCCAAGAGCCCAAACCAACCTGGGGTAAGGGATCTTCACAAGACTCCATAAAAAACATCGCTGGAACATATGTTGGTGTGGCCAGCCCGATACTGGCTTCTACTCTACGGGGCAAAGACGGAAAAGGGACTTTTGCAGATGAATTCCAGAGTTTTGCAAAGCAGGAGTTTATATCTATAATTGACCAAGGAGAGCATCTGGCATCAGGAGGAAAGAAGCCATCCTGTATGATGAAGGGCAACCAACATGCTCACAGTGGCAAGCACGTTAAAAACACCAGCATAGCCATAACTAAGAACTGCCCCTCTAAAGGAGCCCTAACAACCGCCCTGTCGAGCTCTGCCAGTGCTCAGACTCATCAGAAATCTGGATCTGGCAAGGCAGCGGTGCCATACTCCACCATTGTTGTCAGTCCAGCTTGGCAGCAGCCCCCTAATGTGCCACACCAAGCCTCGCCTGTTAAGAGAAAAATCCCACGTGGATCTCCAAAAACGAAGGGCACCACAGCTTCAGAGGGATCTATGGTTCAGAGCACCCATCACAGCCCGTCCAACCCCGAGGATGATAAGTGGGAGAGGATGAAGTCTCCCCTGTCTAACCTCGCGTCCATCGTAAAGCAGCAAGCTCTCGACACAACAGCGCAGGCAGGCGAGGGAAATACTCAAGCTTCCCCTGTTGCATCAAGAAGGGCTGATGTTCTGAATCCGGTCTCTGGGGGCCAAGACACCCAACCCAAACAAACGTCTGCTTTTGAATACCCAGCATACTGGTCTGTGGAAAAATGGGCTGGTTCGCCGTCTCGAGGGGATTCGACTCCAGCTAAGAAGAAGCACGAGAAGGCAAACGCCACTGAGCCTTCGGAGAATAACACTGAGTTAAACACCACCCAGGGAGAACACATGGGACTACCGGCGAAGCAAGTCTTCTCCAAGTCGGCTGGTCATCCCTTTGGCCTTGCATCAACAAACGGGAACCGGCTGGAGAGCAAACTAGCCCAGGTGTTAGAGGGGGAGATGTTGAAGACAGAAATTGGGGCGTCAGACAGTCCTCCCAGTAAAAAATTGGACGGCATGGTTGCATCTATTCTCACAGGCCAGTGTGCGACGGGAGGCGACAAGTTTGAGAAGAAAACGAACGGAACCAAAGAGGAGTTGCCAACCAAAGCGAAAGCTGCCGTcgtcaaacaaaagaaaatgagtcCTAAGAAGCCAGCAAAGGAGAAGTCACCACCGGACTCCTCAAAGAAGGCTGCAGGAAAGAAAAAGCGAGATGTAGAAAACACTCCGACCAAAGTATCTTGTCAAAAGAAG CAGAAGAAACAATGTGCACCTGTGCAGGAGCGGAGTCCATCAGCGGGGAAGGTTTCTCCACCGAGTAAAGAGCCGACTACGAGGGACAACATCAGTCCCAACAAGGTTGAGCAATCAACCCGCAACGCATCTG TTACAGATAGCGGCAGCAGTGCTCCGGAGCCGCCTGAGCCTCTCAGTCGCTCTGCTACATCCAGTAAGGAGACCGACGCCACAGGGAGCTTCATCCCAAGACTGAGGAGAGGACGACGGCGAGCCGATGAGGCTCGACTCGACCTCTGGGGCTTCGCAACGCcttcccctccacccccacaaATGCCCCCTCCCCCAGTTTCCCCGTCACCCCCCATGATTTCCACCCAACCCACCCGCCGTCCGAGAGGCAGGCCCCGCTCAACCCCCCTGCCAGAACGGGTGATTCAGGGAAAGGGCAAGGCAGCCAGTGCAGAGGGGGAAACGCCTGCTCCTAAGAAACGGCGGCGGTGTCGTAGCAAAAAGTATCAGACTGGGGAATACATCACGGAGAAGGACAAGCTGGAAGATGGAGAGCACCTCGAAGATGCTGATTCCCTGAGACGGGACAGCGGAGTCCCAGCGG ATCCACAGGCGGATCAGTGTTCGAGTCCCACCGCCTGCAGTCCAGGGCCTCCTCCGAGGAGACCCTTGTTCACTCGCTCCGGGTCGGTTCGCTACCAGGAGAGCGAGGTATCTCCGGAGTGCAATGACAAGCCTTCAGGGAAGAGGAAGTTCAAAAGCAAGCACTTAAGTGACAATGATGAGCCGAAG ATTAAGACCAAACGCAGCAGCTTGGGCAAGCGTGCTGCCTCCCTTGCCCTGGAAAATGATGGTgctgatgtaaaaaaaacagaaaccctCCCCCCCACTCCAAAAAGTTTGCCATCATCTCCACCCAATAAGAAAGGGTCATCGGGGAAAATTAGCAGCTCAGAGTCTCCGCCCAAAAGGCCGGTTCCTCCGGAGGTTCGGCGGCTGATTGTCAATAAAAATGCCGGGGAGACTTTGCTGCAACGCGCTGCCCGCCTGGGCTATCAG GATGTGGTCCAGTACTGTCTCGAAAAGGACATCAGGGAGGTCAATCGGCGCGATAACGCCGGGTACACGGCGCTCCATGAAGCGTCCTCTCGAGGCTGGACTCAGATTGTCCAGATGCTGCTGAAGCACGGCGCTGACGTCAACTGCAGTGCCCAAGATGGGACACG GCCCCTTCATGATGCAGTGGCGAGTGATAACCTGCCCATAGTCTGGCTGCTTCTGAACCACGGTGCTGACCCGACGCTGGCCACCTACTCTGGACACACTCCGGTCAAACTAGCTCACAGCCCGGGCATGAAGACCTTCCTCACAG aatATTTCACAGACCTGGAAGGACGTAAAGAACAGGATCTCGGCTCGCCCTGGGATTTCTACAGCAGCTCCCTCTTTG AGACCGACCAGGAGCCGTGCTGGGACTTCCTGCTGTCTGAGCAGgaccaggagctggaggaggatgcAACAGGAAAGACGGAGCCGGACTCGGGCAAAGACTGCCTTCTGTTTGAGTTCTCCTCCGAGCCTCTCTTACCCTGCTATCATGTTCAGGTGTCTTTAACCCAGGG CTTCTGCAACTGGTTCCTCCTGACGGATGTCCTCAAGCGTCTGAAAATGTCAGCTCGGATATTCCGGGCGCGTTACCCGCACTTGGAGGTGGTGAGTCTGTCGCGGGCTGAGCTCCTGAGGCAGGTGTCGATCAGCCAGGTGAGCACCACTTTGGCCTCACCTTACAGAGGCaaaaacaacaaggaggaggaagagaaggaagaaggagaggcgGGACTTGTGGATCTGGTGCGATGTACACCAGAGCTCCAGAGACTACTGGGATCCTCCATTGacatcctggaggaggaggatgaggaggaggaggaggaggaggaagagacacTGAGAAACACAGGGAAGCCTCGCAGCCGATAG